One genomic segment of Primulina tabacum isolate GXHZ01 chromosome 9, ASM2559414v2, whole genome shotgun sequence includes these proteins:
- the LOC142556476 gene encoding uncharacterized protein LOC142556476, producing the protein MKCGNHFQKQIYVEFLISTQKSMYGKKNHGSLVTMLTRSGIGWNDTDKMIDVKDVDWNECVMADPNARLMRHKSWPFYYDWCEIFGKNRATSGHAQGFSDMVEDLNDKEKQNDVDIGIDKLLHDSYEKTTSMSRSSAGRYENEKKTASKKCKSFDVDPDTIVEMMNKFTDKADARLEQIAQRIGYAHDASNARKMVFEALENIPGFTLEERYDIAKPLVDNIHELELFFSLHDEARVLLLKKNLGLISYFEKTIVAYFRFLVSFYFRF; encoded by the exons ATGAAATGCGGAaatcattttcagaaacagataTACGTGGAATTCCTTATATCAACACAAAAGTCCATGTATGGAAAAAAAAACCATGGATCATTGGTTACTATGCTTACTCGAAGTGGGATAGGCTGGAATGATACCGACAAAATGATTGATGTAAAAGATGTTGATTGGAATGAATGCGTGATG GCTGATCCAAATGCAAGGCTGATGAGACACAAGTCTTGGCCATTTTATTATGATTGGTGTGAAATTTTTGGAAAGAATAGAGCTACTAGTGGGCATGCACAAGGATTTTCTGACATGGTGGAGGATTTAAATGATAAGGAAAAGCAAAATGATGTTGATATTGGTATTGACAAATTACTACATGATTCGTATGAAAAAACAACATCGATGTCTAGAAGTAGCGCGGGTCGTTATGAGAATGAGAAAAAGACAGCTTCTAAAAAATGTAAATCTTTTGATGTCGATCCTGATACTATTGTTGAGATGATGAATAAATTTACAGATAAGGCTGATGCTAGATTGGAGCAAATTGCACAAAGGATTGGTTATGCACATGATGCGTCAAATGCAAGAAAAATGGTTTTTGAAGCTTTGGAGAACATTCCAGGATTCACTTTGGAGGAAAGATATGATATAGCAAAGCCGTTGGTGGACAATATACATGAATTGGAGCTTTTCTTTAGCTTGCATGATGAAGCACGAGTTTTACTTTTGAAGAAAAATCTTGGGTTgatttcatattttgaaaaaacTATTGTCGCATATTTCAGGTTTTTAGTttcattttatttcagattttga